CTTCATCGCCTGCCGCAACGAGATGCGTTCGGCGCCGATCGTCAAGGCCTTCGTCGACTGGATGTTCGCGACGCTCGACGCCGACGCCCTGCCCGAACCCAAGCTGTCGCCGCGCTCGCCGCAGCGCCGGCCAGCCAACCTATCGCCCGATGCCTGAAACAGACCCGTCACAGGATCCCGGACATGCCGCGCCTCAATCCTCTCGTCGCCGACCTCGCTCCGCCGCCCATTCCCTCCGTTCAGGCCTGGGCCCGTGCCTATGACGGCAGCCTGGGGCCAACGGTCGACCTGTCGCAAGCCGTGCCGGGTTATCCGCCGCACCCCGAGCTGATAGCGCTCTTGCGGGCGGCGGCGGCCAATCCTTCGACGGCCGCCTATGGCCCGATCGAGGGTGAACGTGCCCTGCGCGACGCGCTCGCCGCCGACGAGAGCACCCTTTATGGGGCAGCCATCGCGGCCGACAACATCCACATCACCGCCGGCTGCAACCAGGCCTTCATCTGCGCGGCGCTGGCCGTCGCCGAGCCGGGCAGCCGCGTTCTGCTATCCAACCCGTTCTACTTCAATCACGAGACCTCGCTGCGCATGTTCGGCGTCGGCATCGGCCTCGTCGACTGTCCGGCGGAGGGCGGATTCCTGCCGAGCCTTGAAGCGCTCGACGAGGCGATCACGCCCGACGTCAGAGCCTTCGCCGTCGTCTCGCCCAACAATCCGACCGGCGCCGTCTATCCGCCAGCCCTTCTCGCCGACCTCCTGGAACTCTGCCGGCGGCGCGGCATCTGGCTGATCCTCGACGAAACCTATCGCGACTTCCTGCCGGCGGAGGCGAGACGGCCGCACGATCTCTTCCTGCGCTCCGGCTGGGGCGACGGGCTCATTTCGCTCTACTCCTTCTCGAAGAGCTTCTGCGTGCCCGGCTATCGTCTGGGCGCGGTAACGGCCAGCCCCGCCGTCGTGGCCGAGATCGCCAAGATCATGGATAACCTGCAGATCTGCGCGCCGCGCGTCGGCCAGATCGCCGTCGCCGAAGCCTTGCCCCGGCTTGGCGCCTGGCGAGAAACCAACCGGGCCGAGATCACCCTTCGCGCCAATGCGCTGAAAGCGGCCATCGCCCAGGCGGACGGTTGGGAGATCGGCGCCGTCGGGGCATACTTCGCCTTCGTCCGCCACCCCTTTGCCGGCGTACCATCGGCACGCGTCGCGGAAGAGCTGGCCCGGCGGCCCGGGATCGTCACCGTGCCCGGCAGCTATTTCGGGCCCGGACAGGACGGCTATCTGCGTTTTGCCTTCGCCAACGCGACGGCGCCGACCATCGGCCTTCTGCCGGCCCGGCTGGCTCAGCTCGGAACGGTCATCGGCGACTGATCACGCCGACGGCCGCCACCAGGAACCGCCCACCGGCAGAGCGACGAAGTCGTCGACGGCAAGACTGGCGGCGACACGCGCCCCGGCAAGCCTCATCGGCGGCTCGTCGAGCGCTTCGTCGGTGAGCTGGAAGCAGCCCCAGTGGATGGCGATGCTCCGCCGTGCCCCGATGTCCTGGTGCGCAAGCACCGCTTCTTCGGGGTTCATGTGGTGCTCCTTCATGATACGACGCGGCTCGTAGGCGCCGATCGGCATCAGCGCGAGATCGAACAGCACGCCATTCCGCTCGCGCGGCTCAAGACGCTGACGCGTCTCGCCAAAATGCGGGCCATAGCCGCTGTCGCCCGCGAAATAGCAGGAGAAGCCCTCGGCGAAGATGGCAAAGGCGCCCCACAGCATGCGGTTCCGGTCGTTGAAGCTGCGCGCCGACCAATGCCGGGCCGGCGTCAGCGTCATGTCGAGGCCGCGATAGCTGTGGCTCTCCCACCAATCGAGCTCGACGACGTTGCTGATGCCCCAGCGCCGCAGCAAAGCACCGACGCCGAGTGGAACGACGAACAGCGTCCGACCATCGAAGCGTCGGTTGATGTGGCGCACCGAGGCGCGGTCGAGATGATCATAATGGCCGTGGGAAATGAGCACGACATCGATCGGCGGCAACTCGTCGAGCGCGATGCCGGGCGGAACGAAGCGCTTGGGGCCAAGGAAGCTGAAGGGCGAGGCACGCTCGCTGAAGACGGGATCGGTCATCACCGTGAGACCGCCGATGCGGAGCAACACGGTTGAGTGGCCGATGAAGGTGGCTGAAGTTTCAGTGCCGGCGATACGGGCGAGATCCGGGGGCACCCTGGGCGTCGGGCTTCCCGGCGGATGCGGCTTACCCTCTCGCCGTGCCTCCCGTTTCCACTTCCAGATATCGCGCAGGGTGGCCCGGCCGGTTTCCACGTCCGGGTCGCGAAAGCCATCTGGCGTGTGGTGGGTCTTGGCAGGATCGTAGTAGGGATTCATGGGGGCAGGTCGCTCCGATGCACCGGCAGGTCAGGGAAATATGGCATCGCCGTGGAAAACCGCCATACGCGCCCGATGGTTGCACGTCACACAATGACGTGAGCATTACGCCGCCACCGGCTCCTCTGCCGGCAGGTAGGCCGCCCATGCGACGAGTGCCGCCTTGCCGCCATCGGTCAACCGGTAAATGCCGCGCTCGACCCGTTCGAACCAGCCATAGACGTCGGCCTGGAGGATTTTCGCCGCGTCGGGGGCAATCGGCTTGAGATCGCGCGGTCTGAGCGGGCCATCGCGCAAGGCGCTGGCAACGGCAAGGGCTTGCTGGCGATAGGCCGTCATCTGCGGCAACCGGGTAGAACCACCGGGTATCGGATCGCCCCTGCGCCGGCGGAACTCCTCGACGATGCGGGAACGGCGCCGGCCGTCGCGGCGCGGCTTCCAGGGTGCCGGCTCGACGATCACCTCGACAAGGCCGGTGGGTGTGACGGCGATCAGGCCGAAGCCTAGGAAGCGGCACAGCTTCCTGACGCGCGGATCGCCCTCGCGACCACGGCCACGCTTCGAGGCACCGATGGCAAGCCACACCTCGTCGGCCGCCGCGGTGCGGTCCACAGCTTGCAACACCAGTTCCAGGGTGAAGGCGCGCTTGAGTTCGCCAATCACGACCAGCTCGGGCTCGCCATCCGACAGACCAACGAGATCGCAGCCCTTCACCTCGCCCTTGACGGTGAGGCCAAGGCTTTCGAGGTGGCGCTTGACGGGCAGATACAGGTCGGTTTCCACGAGAAAGGGCTCCAATCGGCGACTCGCCATTGGTAAATCCTCGCCCGCCGCCGGTAAAGAAAGCGTGGGGAGAGCACGTCCGTCAAACCCTCGTTTGCCGGACATGTTCTAACTGCCGGCCTCCCGCGAGAAGCCCTTGCTCGCCACCATCAGCCGCCGCGTGTAGTCGGACACCATCCTGCCGCCGGCAAGGTCGGCCGCGGCGAGCGTTTCCACCACCTCGCCGCTTTTCATGACGGCGAGGCGGCTGCACATGTGGGTGACCACTCCCAGATCATGGCTGACCATGATGTAGGTAAGGCCATGGCGGCTGCGCACGTCTTCCAAGAGGTTCAGCACCTCGGCCTGCACCGAAGCGTCGAGTGCGGAGGTGGGCTCGTCGAGCAGCAGGATTTCCGGTTCGACGATCAGGGCGCGGGCAATGGCGACGCGCTGCCGCTGACCGCCCGATAGCTGATGGGGATAGCGGAAGCGGAAGGACGAGCCGAGTCCGACTTCGTCGAGCGCCTTCAGGATGCGTCGTTCGCCGTCGTCGATGCCATGAATGGCGAGCGGCTCCAGCAGTTGCCGATCGACGGTCTGGCGCGGATGCAGCGATGCGTAGGGATCCTGGAAGACCATCTGCACGGCGCGGCGAAAGGCACGGCTGCGCCAGTGGCCCGACAATGCCTCGCCGTTCACCTCGATGGTGCCGGCACCGACCGGCGCAAGGCCGGCCACGGCGCGCAGCAGCGTCGACTTGCCCGAGCCGCTCTCGCCGACGAGACCGAAGGATTCGCCCTTGTCGACGGAAATGCTCACGGACTTCAGTGCCTGAAAGCTGTCAAAAGTTACCGACAGGTGTTCGATGCGGATGGTCACGCCGCCCACTCCTTCCGCCGCTCGAGGACCGGCAGCGGGTGCCGGCTCTCGCCGATCTTCGGCGTGCAATCGAGCAGACCGCGCGTGTAGGGATGCGTGGCGCTGGCAAGATCGGCGGTCGCTAGTTCCTCGACGATGCGACCGGCATACATCACCAGCACGCGGTCGCAGAAGGAGGAGACCAGGCGGAGATCGTGGCTGATGAATATGAGCCCCATGCCCTTGTCTCGCACCAGCCGGTCGAGAATGCCGAGCACTTCGAGCTGGACGGTGACGTCGAGCGCCGAGGTCGGCTCGTCGGCGATCAGCAGTTCCGGCCCGCAGACCAGCATCATGGCGATCATCGCCCTCTGGCCCATGCCGCCCGACACCTCGTGCGGATAGAGGGCGAAAACCCGCTCCGGATCGGCGATCTGCACCGCTTCGAGCATTTCCAGGGCGCGGCGCCGCGCCTCGCGTTTCGAGATGGTCTCATGGTGGCGCAGCGTTTCGGTGATCTGGCGGCCGATGGTCATCACCGGATTGAGCGAGAACTTGGGATCCTGCAGGATCATCGCCATGCGGCTGCCGCGCATGTCGCGCCATGTGGCTGGCCCAGCCCTCAGGAGATCGACGCCCGAAAACGACAGCGCGTCGGCGCGAACGATGCCGGGAGGCGGCGTCAAGCCCATGATGGCGCGGCCGGTCTGCGACTTGCCCGAGCCACTCTCGCCGACGATGCCGAGCCTCTCGCGCCCGAGCTCGAAGGAGATGCCGCGCACCGCCTCGATGATGCCGGTGCGGGTGGGATAGGTGACCGACAGGTTGCGTACGGTGAGCAAAGGCGTCATCGGCCTGTCCCCCGCGGGTCGAGCGCATCGCGCAAACCGTCGCCAAGCAAATTGAAGCCGAGGCTGACGATCAGGATGGCGATGCCGGGCATGGTCGCCACCCACCACTGGTCGAGGATGAAACGGCGGCCAGACGCGATCATCGTGCCCCACTCCGGCAGCGGCGGCTGGGCGCCGAGGCCAAGGAAACCGAGGCCGGCCGCCGTCAGGATGATCCCGGCCATGTCGAGCGTGACGCGGACGATCAGCGAGGAAAGGCACATTGGCATGATGTGTCGGATGACGATGCGAGCCGGCGAAGCGCCCATCAGGCGAACGGCGGCAATGTAGTCGGAGTTTCTGACGCCCAGCGTTTCGGCGCGGGCCAGGCGGGCATAGGGCGGCCATGAGGTCAGCGCGATGGCGATGACGGCGTTCTCGATGCCCGGCCCCAACGCCGCGACGAAGGCCAGCGCCAGGATCAGTTTCGGGAAAGCCAGGAAAATGTCGGTGATGCGCATCAGCACCGCATCGACGTAGCCACCGGCAAAGCCGGACACCGTGCCGATCAGCAGGCCGACCGGCGCGGCGATGATGGCAACCAGCGCCACCACGGCGAGCGTGATCCGTGAGCCCACGAGAAGGCGGGACAAGATGTCGCGCCCCTGGTCGTCGGTGCCGAGCAGGAAGCCGGGCGATCCCGGTGGCAGCAGGCGGGCGCCGGCGAGGTTGCCGACGGTCGCCGAATGCGGCGCCAGAAGATCGGCAAAGATGGCGACCAGCACCAGGGCGACGATGATCAGCAGGCCGGCAACGGCGAGGCGATTTTCGGAAAAGCGCCGCCAGGTGACGTAGGCGCGGCCGAGCCTTGCCTGGTGACGGGAATGCGGCTCGGCGGTGAGCAGCCAGTCGCGCCAGCTTTCGGAGGCCGGAGACGAGGGATCGGTCATCTTGCGCGCGTCCTCGGGTCGAGCAGCCGATATAGGAGGTCGGACAGCATGTTGATGGTGATGAACACCGAACCGATGACGATGGTGCCGCCGAGCACGGCGTTCATGTCGGCATTCTGCAGGGAGTTGGTGATGTAGAGGCCGATGCCCGGCCACGAGAACACCGTCTCGGTCAGGACCGAGCCTTCGAGCAGGCCGGCATAGGACAGGGCGATGACGGTGACGAGCGGCACGGCGGCATTGCGGAGCGCATGAAACCAGACGATCCGGCGTTCGCTGAGGCCTTTGGCGCGCGCGGCGACGATGTACTCCTGGCCGAGCTCGTTCAACATGAAGGAGCGCGTCATGCGGCTGATGTAGGCGAGCGAGAAATAGCCAAGCAAAGCGCCGGGCAGGATGATGTGTCGGAAGGCGTCCCAAAGGACGTCCCACTGCCGCGTCCACGCGGCGTCGACGAGGTAAAGGCCGGTGATCGGGGTGAAGGTGTACTCGTAGGCCACATCGAGGCGGCCGGGATAGGCGACCCACTTCAGCTTGGCGTAGAACAGCAGCAGCGACAGCAGCCCCAGCCAGAAGATCGGGACGGAGTAGCCGACGAGCCCGACGATGCGGACGATCTGGTCGGCAATCGAGCCGCGCCGGACGGCGGCGACGACGCCAAGCGGCACGCCGAGCCCGGCGCCGATCAGCGTGCCGACCGTCGCAAGCTCCAGCGTCGCCGGAAACACCCGGAGGATGTCCTCCATCACCGGGTTGGTCGTCAGCACCGACGTGCCGAAATCGCCGGTCAGGGCCTGCTGGAGATACAGGATGAACTGGCGCCAGAGCGGCAGATTGAAGCCCATCTCCTCCCGGACGCGCTCAACGACCGCGGCGGGAGCGCGATCGCCGACGATCGCCAGCACCGGATCGATCGGGACGACGCGGCCGATGAAGAAGGTGACCGCGAGCAGGCCCAGATAGGTGGTCGCCAACATGACGGCGAACCGGCCAATGTTGGCCAGAACACCGCGAGCGCGCCGTAGCCCCACGGATCGCATGGTTTTCGGATGAGACACGTGCCCGGCCGCTCCTCACTTGCAGGGATGGGAGAAGCTCCGCCCCCGGAAAGAGGCGGAGCCCACCGTCATTCCTTGGAGACGGAGTAGACCAGATTGGTGTCGAAGGACGGACCGAGCCTGAAGCCCTTCAGCTTGGCCGAAAAGGCGGCCACTTCGACCTGCTGGTAGATCATAACGAACGGACCGCTCTCCATCACCTTGCGCTGGAGATCCTCGTACATGGCGGCTCGCTTGGCCGTGTCCTTCTCGAGAAGGGCAGCCTTGGTTTCGGCGTCGAGTTCCTTGGGATCCCAGGCATTGCGCCAGGCCAGCGTCTTCACCTTGCCCTCGTCGGAATTGTCCGGATTGGCCGTGAAGGTCTCGGCGTTGGAGTTGGGATCGAAATAGTCCGAGCCCCACTGGCCGATGTACATGTCGTGCTGGCGGGCGCGATACTTGGTCAGGGTCTGCTTGCCGTCGCCGGGGATGATCTCCAGCTTGACGCCGGCCTGCGCCAGCGTCTGTTGGAAGTTCTCCGCGATGCCGGTCACCGGCTGCGTGTTGCGGGTGTCCATGGAGAGGGTGAAGCCGTCGGCGAGGCCGGCCTTGGCGAGCAGTTCCTTGGCCTTGGCGACGTCGAACTTGAACGGCTTGTCGTCGATGGCGCCAAGCTGCCCCTTCGGCAGGAAGGACTGATGAATCTCGCCGATGCCCTTGATCATGGTGGCGCCGATGGCGTCGTAGTCGATCAGGTACTTGAAGGCCTGGATGACCTCGGGCTTGGCAAGGTTCGGGTTCTTCTGGTTCAGAGAGATGTAGTAGACGGTGCCCTTCGGCGCCGAGATCGTGCTGAGATCGGCATTGGCGCTGGCCGCCTCGAAGTCGCCCGGCTCAAGGTTGCGGGCAACGTCGATATCGCCGTTCTCAAGCGCCAGACGCTGGCCGGCACTCTCCTTCATGTGGCGATAGATGACCCGCTTGAGCTTGGCCGGTTCGCCGAAATACCCGTCGTTGCGCTCGAGAACGACGGCTTCGTTGGCCTTCCACGTGACGATCTTGAACGGCCCGGAGCCGGCAGAGTTGGTCTTCAGCCAATCGTTGCCGAAATCGGTGTCCCACTTGTACTCGTCGGACGGGGTCACCGCCTTGGCGTGCTCCATGACCAGCTTCTTGTCGAGCACCGCGCCGGCCGTCGACGTCAGAACGTTGAGCACGAAGGATGTCGCGTAGGGCTTGTCCACGGTGAGGCTGACGGTGAGCGGATCGATCGCCTTGACCTTTTCCGTCACGTTGTCGCCGGTAAGACCGAACTGCCCGAACAGGAAGGCGGGGCTCTTGTCCATCTTGATCAGCCGCTCGACCGAGAAGACGACATCATCGGCGGTCACCGGATTGCCGGAGGCAAACTTCAGGTCCGGCTTGAGCTTGAACGTGTAGGTGAGGCCGTCATCGGAAACCGTCCAGCTGTCGGCGAGATCGCTCTTCACCTTGGTGGTGTCGTCCAGATCGAGGCGGACGAGCAGCGAGTAGGTGTTGCCGGTGACCTCGGCGGTGGAAATCTCGAACGCCTCACCCGGATCGAGCGTGATGATGTCGTCGATGGCAAAGCCTTCGACCAGCGTATCCGCGGGCGTGACGGCAAAGGATGGCCCGCTCAAGGCAAAAAAGGCGGCCACAGCGG
Above is a window of Pleomorphomonas sp. T1.2MG-36 DNA encoding:
- a CDS encoding aminotransferase, encoding MPRLNPLVADLAPPPIPSVQAWARAYDGSLGPTVDLSQAVPGYPPHPELIALLRAAAANPSTAAYGPIEGERALRDALAADESTLYGAAIAADNIHITAGCNQAFICAALAVAEPGSRVLLSNPFYFNHETSLRMFGVGIGLVDCPAEGGFLPSLEALDEAITPDVRAFAVVSPNNPTGAVYPPALLADLLELCRRRGIWLILDETYRDFLPAEARRPHDLFLRSGWGDGLISLYSFSKSFCVPGYRLGAVTASPAVVAEIAKIMDNLQICAPRVGQIAVAEALPRLGAWRETNRAEITLRANALKAAIAQADGWEIGAVGAYFAFVRHPFAGVPSARVAEELARRPGIVTVPGSYFGPGQDGYLRFAFANATAPTIGLLPARLAQLGTVIGD
- a CDS encoding MBL fold metallo-hydrolase, with the protein product MNPYYDPAKTHHTPDGFRDPDVETGRATLRDIWKWKREARREGKPHPPGSPTPRVPPDLARIAGTETSATFIGHSTVLLRIGGLTVMTDPVFSERASPFSFLGPKRFVPPGIALDELPPIDVVLISHGHYDHLDRASVRHINRRFDGRTLFVVPLGVGALLRRWGISNVVELDWWESHSYRGLDMTLTPARHWSARSFNDRNRMLWGAFAIFAEGFSCYFAGDSGYGPHFGETRQRLEPRERNGVLFDLALMPIGAYEPRRIMKEHHMNPEEAVLAHQDIGARRSIAIHWGCFQLTDEALDEPPMRLAGARVAASLAVDDFVALPVGGSWWRPSA
- a CDS encoding ABC transporter ATP-binding protein; translation: MTIRIEHLSVTFDSFQALKSVSISVDKGESFGLVGESGSGKSTLLRAVAGLAPVGAGTIEVNGEALSGHWRSRAFRRAVQMVFQDPYASLHPRQTVDRQLLEPLAIHGIDDGERRILKALDEVGLGSSFRFRYPHQLSGGQRQRVAIARALIVEPEILLLDEPTSALDASVQAEVLNLLEDVRSRHGLTYIMVSHDLGVVTHMCSRLAVMKSGEVVETLAAADLAGGRMVSDYTRRLMVASKGFSREAGS
- a CDS encoding ABC transporter permease, with translation MTDPSSPASESWRDWLLTAEPHSRHQARLGRAYVTWRRFSENRLAVAGLLIIVALVLVAIFADLLAPHSATVGNLAGARLLPPGSPGFLLGTDDQGRDILSRLLVGSRITLAVVALVAIIAAPVGLLIGTVSGFAGGYVDAVLMRITDIFLAFPKLILALAFVAALGPGIENAVIAIALTSWPPYARLARAETLGVRNSDYIAAVRLMGASPARIVIRHIMPMCLSSLIVRVTLDMAGIILTAAGLGFLGLGAQPPLPEWGTMIASGRRFILDQWWVATMPGIAILIVSLGFNLLGDGLRDALDPRGTGR
- a CDS encoding ABC transporter permease — encoded protein: MRSVGLRRARGVLANIGRFAVMLATTYLGLLAVTFFIGRVVPIDPVLAIVGDRAPAAVVERVREEMGFNLPLWRQFILYLQQALTGDFGTSVLTTNPVMEDILRVFPATLELATVGTLIGAGLGVPLGVVAAVRRGSIADQIVRIVGLVGYSVPIFWLGLLSLLLFYAKLKWVAYPGRLDVAYEYTFTPITGLYLVDAAWTRQWDVLWDAFRHIILPGALLGYFSLAYISRMTRSFMLNELGQEYIVAARAKGLSERRIVWFHALRNAAVPLVTVIALSYAGLLEGSVLTETVFSWPGIGLYITNSLQNADMNAVLGGTIVIGSVFITINMLSDLLYRLLDPRTRAR
- a CDS encoding ABC transporter ATP-binding protein, giving the protein MTPLLTVRNLSVTYPTRTGIIEAVRGISFELGRERLGIVGESGSGKSQTGRAIMGLTPPPGIVRADALSFSGVDLLRAGPATWRDMRGSRMAMILQDPKFSLNPVMTIGRQITETLRHHETISKREARRRALEMLEAVQIADPERVFALYPHEVSGGMGQRAMIAMMLVCGPELLIADEPTSALDVTVQLEVLGILDRLVRDKGMGLIFISHDLRLVSSFCDRVLVMYAGRIVEELATADLASATHPYTRGLLDCTPKIGESRHPLPVLERRKEWAA
- a CDS encoding ABC transporter substrate-binding protein; protein product: MPVLVKHLRYLSAGAAVAAFFALSGPSFAVTPADTLVEGFAIDDIITLDPGEAFEISTAEVTGNTYSLLVRLDLDDTTKVKSDLADSWTVSDDGLTYTFKLKPDLKFASGNPVTADDVVFSVERLIKMDKSPAFLFGQFGLTGDNVTEKVKAIDPLTVSLTVDKPYATSFVLNVLTSTAGAVLDKKLVMEHAKAVTPSDEYKWDTDFGNDWLKTNSAGSGPFKIVTWKANEAVVLERNDGYFGEPAKLKRVIYRHMKESAGQRLALENGDIDVARNLEPGDFEAASANADLSTISAPKGTVYYISLNQKNPNLAKPEVIQAFKYLIDYDAIGATMIKGIGEIHQSFLPKGQLGAIDDKPFKFDVAKAKELLAKAGLADGFTLSMDTRNTQPVTGIAENFQQTLAQAGVKLEIIPGDGKQTLTKYRARQHDMYIGQWGSDYFDPNSNAETFTANPDNSDEGKVKTLAWRNAWDPKELDAETKAALLEKDTAKRAAMYEDLQRKVMESGPFVMIYQQVEVAAFSAKLKGFRLGPSFDTNLVYSVSKE
- a CDS encoding DUF2161 domain-containing phosphodiesterase; the encoded protein is METDLYLPVKRHLESLGLTVKGEVKGCDLVGLSDGEPELVVIGELKRAFTLELVLQAVDRTAAADEVWLAIGASKRGRGREGDPRVRKLCRFLGFGLIAVTPTGLVEVIVEPAPWKPRRDGRRRSRIVEEFRRRRGDPIPGGSTRLPQMTAYRQQALAVASALRDGPLRPRDLKPIAPDAAKILQADVYGWFERVERGIYRLTDGGKAALVAWAAYLPAEEPVAA